DNA from Salinibacterium sp. dk2585:
ATGCCATACTCTTTGAGTTGCCCGGGCCGAAAAGCCCCGGCAGTACTAGGGCCCCATCGTATAGCGGCCTAGTACGCCGCCCTCTCACGGCGGTAACGCGGGTTCGAATCCCGCTGGGGTCACAGTTAAGAAGCCCCCGGTCTCAGGCCGGGGGTTTCTTCTTGTTAAGTCAGCCGGTGCCCGCCTGCTTCAGGCGGCCCGATGCCCCTCCTTGTGCCTGTCAGCCGCGCAGCTTCGCGCTGAGCCACCGGGTATAGAGGGTCCACGGCTCACCTTCTGCGCGCAGTCGGGCGATGTGCGCGGCAAGCTCCGGCGTCAGCGTGAACCACTCGCCCCCTTCACGGCATCCGGCGAACTCGCGGTGCCGCTGCTGCTCGAGCTGGCGGTCTCCTGGCTCGAACGCCAGCAGCTCTTCGTGGCGGATGGCGGCGAGGCGTCGCCGCGGATGCGCGCTTGTGCCGATTTTGACCCTGCGGTCGAAGCGCAGGTAATAGACGACATCAATGCGGGGGAGCGGGAGCTCAGGGTCGGGAGCGTCCCCGTAGCGCCACCCGCACAGCGCGCAGAACCAAGCGCCGTCGTCACGCCGCCCACTGTCGGCGCCGCACAGGTTGCACGGTCCGGGCATCGCCCCTCGGGTCATCACCGGGCGAGCCTACGCTCAGCTGGTGACACCGCTGCGCCGCTCGCGCCAGCTCAGCTCTGTCGCAGTTCCCGCGCCAGTTCCTCGTAGCGACGAGCCTGTGCTTCGCGCTCCTCGACCATGGTGGGGCCGACCGGTTCCAGCGTGCCCGGGCGCTGCTGCGCCGAGGGCGTCAGGTGCCCGTGCGAGATCTTGTCGATCCAGGCGAGGGCGACAGCCGACACGATGAACACCATGTGGATGACGACCTGCCAGAGCAC
Protein-coding regions in this window:
- a CDS encoding GIY-YIG nuclease family protein codes for the protein MTRGAMPGPCNLCGADSGRRDDGAWFCALCGWRYGDAPDPELPLPRIDVVYYLRFDRRVKIGTSAHPRRRLAAIRHEELLAFEPGDRQLEQQRHREFAGCREGGEWFTLTPELAAHIARLRAEGEPWTLYTRWLSAKLRG